In the Atribacteraceae bacterium genome, GAGCTTTCAATCGAATCCCTGAAGGAAAGAAACGTGGAGAAAGCCAAGAAAGTCATTGAGCTTGATGATGTTGTCGATGACTACAATTATCGAATCGAAGAAAAATGCCTGAGAATGATTGCCCTTGAACAGCCGGTTGCTCGAGACTTGCGAGTGATTGCGGGCATATTGAAAATTATCACCGACGTGGAGCGGATTGGAGATTATTCGATCGACATTGCCAAATTCAGTATCCGCCTGGCCGATCAGCCCCTGTTTAAACCGCTGGTCGATGTGCCCAAGATGGCGGAACTGGTTCTGAAAATGCTTCAGGAAACCTCAACGGCCTTTGTTCAGAGGAGCCTGAAAGTTGTCCAGAAGGTTGTGGAAGACGATGATCAGGT is a window encoding:
- the phoU gene encoding phosphate signaling complex protein PhoU: MDVIRENFTRQLKEIQEDLVLMTEEAGTMLELSIESLKERNVEKAKKVIELDDVVDDYNYRIEEKCLRMIALEQPVARDLRVIAGILKIITDVERIGDYSIDIAKFSIRLADQPLFKPLVDVPKMAELVLKMLQETSTAFVQRSLKVVQKVVEDDDQVDALYRSIHEEVVTYIEADPAVARQAIWILMIARYLERIGDHITNITERIHYMETGEMIELHQ